CGAAGATCCTTTACTGGTTCGCCAACTCCGACGCGCCCTACATCGCGGGCTGCTGCGGGGCGCCCGGCATCATCACCCGCGAACTGGGCGCGAAGAACGTCTTCGACGACACCCGCGAGGAGTGGCCCCAGATCAACTGGGAGACGGTGGCGGACCGCGACCCGGACGTGCTGGTCATCGGAGACCTCACCCGCAAGTCGCAGACGGCCGAGAGCGCGAAGAAGAAGATCGAGTTCCTGGAGACCAATCCGGTCACCAAGAACCTGACCGCCGTGAAGAAGAAGCGGTACGTGCTGCTGAGCGGCCAGGCCATGAACCCGACGATCCGCACGGTGGACGGCGTGGAACAAGTCGCGGAAGCGTTGCGCGAGTTCGGGCTCGCCAAGTGAGGGGAGCCGGGGGAGCCGCCCCCGGCGGCATACGCCAGATCCTGCTCTGGACCGCGGGCCTGGCCGTCCTCGCCCTCTCCGTCGCGGTGGCCGTCACCATCGGCCCCGCGGACATCTCCGTACCGGACGTATGGTCGGCGGTCGCGGCCCACCTTGGCTGGGGAGAGGCGCGGCTGACGCCCATCAGGGACGGCATCGTCTGGAACCTGCGCATGCCGCGCACGCTCCTCGCGGCGGTCTGCGGCGCGGGCCTCGCGGTCTGCGGAACGGTCCTCCAGTCGCTCCTGCGCAACCCGCTCGCCGACCCCTTCGTGCTCGGCGTCTCGTCGGGCGCGTCCACGGGCGCGGTAGCGATCGTCGTCCTGGGGGTCGGCGGGGGAGTGGTGTCGGTCTCGGCGGGTGCCTTCGCCGGGGCTGTCTGCTCCTTCGCGCTGGTCCTGCTCCTGAGCCACACCCTGGGCGGAAGCGCCGACAGGGTGGTGCTTTCCGGTGTGGCGGCGATGCAGCTTTTCTCCGCCCTCACCTCGTTCGTGATCCTCACGTCGGGCGACGCGGAGACGACGCGGAGCGTCCTGTTCTGGCTGCTCGGCTCGTTGAGCGGGGTGGGCTGGACGGACGTCTGGCTGTGCGCGGCGGTGCTCTTCGCTGCCCTCGCGATCTGTCTGACGCAGGCGCGCACTCTGGACGCGTTCGCGTTCGGCCAGGACGCGGCGGCGACGCTGGGCGTCCACGTGGCCCGCACCCGGCTCATGCTGCTCTCCGTCACGGCCCTCCTGACGGCGGCGCTGGTCAGCAGCGCGGGCGCCATCGGCTTCGTGGGCCTGGTCCTGCCGCACGCGGCCCGAGCGCTCGTCGG
This Streptomyces sp. NBC_01283 DNA region includes the following protein-coding sequences:
- a CDS encoding FecCD family ABC transporter permease, whose amino-acid sequence is MRGAGGAAPGGIRQILLWTAGLAVLALSVAVAVTIGPADISVPDVWSAVAAHLGWGEARLTPIRDGIVWNLRMPRTLLAAVCGAGLAVCGTVLQSLLRNPLADPFVLGVSSGASTGAVAIVVLGVGGGVVSVSAGAFAGAVCSFALVLLLSHTLGGSADRVVLSGVAAMQLFSALTSFVILTSGDAETTRSVLFWLLGSLSGVGWTDVWLCAAVLFAALAICLTQARTLDAFAFGQDAAATLGVHVARTRLMLLSVTALLTAALVSSAGAIGFVGLVLPHAARALVGSGHARLLPVTALAGAVFLVWVDTLARTVLDPQEVPVGVVTSLIGVPAFVLVLYRTRRTT